In one Magallana gigas chromosome 9, xbMagGiga1.1, whole genome shotgun sequence genomic region, the following are encoded:
- the LOC105318566 gene encoding uncharacterized protein — MIDAGLGEMHVNSLLSAMNIPTIPPKSIKCREREIVPHLADMAEETCRKSLEEEVRLSDGNLTASFDGAWQKRGTGRAYNSLPGHATLIGESTKKCLGFSVMRKRCRICTNARKKGVPPRKHACSCSSAKSMEPAMACEMLQDIMNTGKQVNTLVMDNDSTTIARVKATVDPNIRKKCNYSNHTRKGFTGKLVDMSNTFKALKNVKVRGHVERCFMYCVKQNQHSLKKICKRLFLICMVNMTNVGHGAGVKNQATYKPRNLPYGKPLTDQPLRVALEDLLKYMLEKSRNWPL, encoded by the exons ATGATAGATGCTGGTCTTGGAGAGATGCATGTGAATAGTTTATTGTCTGCTATGAATATTCCAACAATACCACCCAAGAGCATTAAGTGCAGAGAAAGAGAAATTGTACCTCATCTAGCAGACATGGCAGAGGAGACCTGCAGGAAAAGTTTGGAGGAAGAAGTTAGATT AAGTGATGGAAATTTAACAGCAAGTTTCGACGGAGCGTGGCAAAAAAGAGGTACAGGCCGTGCTTACAACAGTTTGCCAG GACATGCAACTTTGATTGGAGAGTCCACAAAAAAGTGTCTAGGGTTTTCCGTGATGAGAAAACGCTGTAGGATTTGTACAAATGCTAGGAAGAAGGGAGTCCCCCCAAGAAAACATGCATGCTCATGCAGCTCTGCAAAGTCCATGGAGCCAGCTATGGCCTGTGAAATGCTTCAAGACATAATGAATACAGGAAAGCAG GTCAACACTTTGGTCATGGACAATGATTCTACCACGATTGCGAGGGTCAAAGCCACTGTGGATCCTAACATCAGAAAGAAGTGCAATTATAGTAATCATACTCGCAAAGGTTTCACAGGCAAGCTAGTTGATATGAGTAACACCTTCAAAGCattgaaaaatgttaaagttcGGGGTCATGTGGAGAGATGCTTTATGTATTGTGTCAAACAAAATCAACACAGCTTGAAGAAGATCTGCAAAAGATTGTTCCTCATCTGTatg GTGAACATGACAAATGTGGGGCATGGTGCAGGAGTGAAAAATCAGGCTACGTACAAGCCAAGGAATTTGCCATATGGTAAGCCTCTGACAGATCAGCCATTACGTGTTGCCCTGGAAGACCTTTTAAAGTATATGCTTGAAAAGTCGAGGAATTGGCCACTTTAG